A stretch of the Paramormyrops kingsleyae isolate MSU_618 chromosome 16, PKINGS_0.4, whole genome shotgun sequence genome encodes the following:
- the LOC111850261 gene encoding retinoschisin-like isoform X3: MSSTTEFPTFTSPSTTHPIFSSPQSSLFDCMPECPYHKPLGFEAGSVTSDQISCSNEDQYTGWYSSWLPSKARLNNQGFGCAWLSKFQDSSQWLQIDLKEVNVVSGILTQGRCDADEWVTKYSLQYRSDKNLNWIYYKDQTGNNRVFYGNSDRSSSVQNLLRPPIVARYVRLLPLGWHTRIALRMELLLCINKCG; the protein is encoded by the exons ATGAGCTCCACTACGGAGTTTCCTACCTTTACCTCTCCATCCACCACCCACCCTATCTTCAGCTCACCCCAGAGCAGCCTGTTTGACTGCATGCCAG AGTGCCCTTATCACAAACCATTGGGCTTTGAGGCTGGATCTGTGACGTCTGACCAGATCAGTTGCTCCAATGAGGATCAGTACACTGGGTGGTACTCCTCCTGGCTGCCCAGCAAGGCACGTCTCAACAACCAAGGCTTCGG GTGTGCCTGGCTCTCCAAGTTCCAGGACAGCAGTCAGTGGCTGCAGATTGACCTGAAAGAGGTGAATGTGGTGTCGGGCATCCTGACCCAGGGCCGCTGTGACGCAGATGAGTGGGTGACCAAGTACAGCCTCCAGTACCGCAGCGACAAGAACCTCAACTGGATCTACTACAAGGACCAGACAGGAAACAACAGG GTGTTTTACGGAAACTCGGACCGGTCGTCTTCTGTCCAGAACCTGCTGCGGCCGCCCATCGTGGCGCGCTATGTCAGGCTGCTGCCGCTGGGCTGGCACACGCGCATTGCCTTGCGCATGGAGCTGCTCCTGTGCATTAACAAGTGTGGCTGA
- the LOC111850261 gene encoding retinoschisin-like isoform X2, protein MEFKGWNFFLSILLLSEVLLSVHAQEEDDEAKPSAETWTGKPCRHDCKMSSTTEFPTFTSPSTTHPIFSSPQSSLFDCMPECPYHKPLGFEAGSVTSDQISCSNEDQYTGWYSSWLPSKARLNNQGFGCAWLSKFQDSSQWLQIDLKEVNVVSGILTQGRCDADEWVTKYSLQYRSDKNLNWIYYKDQTGNNRVQV, encoded by the exons ATGGAATTCAAGGGCTGGAACTTTTTCCTATCAATTCTGCTCTTGTCTGAAG TGCTTCTCAGTGTGCATGCACAGGAG GAGGATGATGAGGCAAAGCCGTCGGCTGAGACATGGACTGGGAAACCCTGCAGACATGACTGCAAGATGAGCTCCACTACGGAGTTTCCTACCTTTACCTCTCCATCCACCACCCACCCTATCTTCAGCTCACCCCAGAGCAGCCTGTTTGACTGCATGCCAG AGTGCCCTTATCACAAACCATTGGGCTTTGAGGCTGGATCTGTGACGTCTGACCAGATCAGTTGCTCCAATGAGGATCAGTACACTGGGTGGTACTCCTCCTGGCTGCCCAGCAAGGCACGTCTCAACAACCAAGGCTTCGG GTGTGCCTGGCTCTCCAAGTTCCAGGACAGCAGTCAGTGGCTGCAGATTGACCTGAAAGAGGTGAATGTGGTGTCGGGCATCCTGACCCAGGGCCGCTGTGACGCAGATGAGTGGGTGACCAAGTACAGCCTCCAGTACCGCAGCGACAAGAACCTCAACTGGATCTACTACAAGGACCAGACAGGAAACAACAGG GTACAGGTGTAA
- the LOC111850261 gene encoding retinoschisin-like isoform X1 has product MEFKGWNFFLSILLLSEVLLSVHAQEEDDEAKPSAETWTGKPCRHDCKMSSTTEFPTFTSPSTTHPIFSSPQSSLFDCMPECPYHKPLGFEAGSVTSDQISCSNEDQYTGWYSSWLPSKARLNNQGFGCAWLSKFQDSSQWLQIDLKEVNVVSGILTQGRCDADEWVTKYSLQYRSDKNLNWIYYKDQTGNNRVFYGNSDRSSSVQNLLRPPIVARYVRLLPLGWHTRIALRMELLLCINKCG; this is encoded by the exons ATGGAATTCAAGGGCTGGAACTTTTTCCTATCAATTCTGCTCTTGTCTGAAG TGCTTCTCAGTGTGCATGCACAGGAG GAGGATGATGAGGCAAAGCCGTCGGCTGAGACATGGACTGGGAAACCCTGCAGACATGACTGCAAGATGAGCTCCACTACGGAGTTTCCTACCTTTACCTCTCCATCCACCACCCACCCTATCTTCAGCTCACCCCAGAGCAGCCTGTTTGACTGCATGCCAG AGTGCCCTTATCACAAACCATTGGGCTTTGAGGCTGGATCTGTGACGTCTGACCAGATCAGTTGCTCCAATGAGGATCAGTACACTGGGTGGTACTCCTCCTGGCTGCCCAGCAAGGCACGTCTCAACAACCAAGGCTTCGG GTGTGCCTGGCTCTCCAAGTTCCAGGACAGCAGTCAGTGGCTGCAGATTGACCTGAAAGAGGTGAATGTGGTGTCGGGCATCCTGACCCAGGGCCGCTGTGACGCAGATGAGTGGGTGACCAAGTACAGCCTCCAGTACCGCAGCGACAAGAACCTCAACTGGATCTACTACAAGGACCAGACAGGAAACAACAGG GTGTTTTACGGAAACTCGGACCGGTCGTCTTCTGTCCAGAACCTGCTGCGGCCGCCCATCGTGGCGCGCTATGTCAGGCTGCTGCCGCTGGGCTGGCACACGCGCATTGCCTTGCGCATGGAGCTGCTCCTGTGCATTAACAAGTGTGGCTGA